The DNA sequence GGTGGCGGTCTCGGCCTTGCGGGGCCCGCCGACGACACCCACGACGCGGGCGCCGGCGGCCTTGGCGAGCTGCACCGCGGCGCTGCCGACCCCGCCCGCGGCGGCGTGCACCAGGACCGTCTCGCCTTCGCGCAGGTGTGCGCGCCGGTGCAGGGCGAACCAGCCGGTCTGGTAGCCGATGAACAGCGAGGCGGCCTCGTCGTCGGTAAGCGAGGCGGGCGCCGGGTAGACGGTGTCCGCGCTCATCAGCGCGTAGTCGGCGAAGGCACCGGTGGGCAGGTCGGCGCTGCCGATCACCCGGGTGCCGGGCTCGACGCCGGAGACGCCCTCGCCCAGCTCGGCGACCTCGCCGCACAGCTCGACGCCCGGGGTGAAGGGCAGCGGCGGCTTCGCCTGATACATGCCGCGGCACAGCAGGGCGTCGGGGAAGTTGACCGCGGCGGCGCGGACCCGTACCAGCACCTGCCCGGGGCCGGGGGCGGGAGTCTCCACGTCTTCCAGCCGCAGAACCTCTCCGGGTTCCCCGTTCTCGTGCACGCGCAACGCTCTCACTGGCCGCCTCCGCAGACTCGACTCCCGAACCCGGATACCAACTGGTCGGTTCGACGAGTCAACCGCGATCCGCGCCCGCCCGTCAAGTGTTGGGTCCCCGAGGCGTGACGCAGGCGCACGGTACCGGTGCGCGGCGGCGGGACTCCCGTGGGAAAGCACGGCGTGCGCTCGGCGGCAGGCTGGCGTCAGCGCTTCGCGCGGCAATGCCCATCGCCGCAACCTCCGCGGGCCCGGCTACCCGTGGCCCCGGAGAGCGCCTCCAAACCCCACTCGCCCGAAAAGCCCCCGCGGTCGGGGACACGCCCGGCCCGCCACCGGCTCCGCGCTCAGCGCACCACCGCCACCGGTCCGTGCGCGCCGTGCAGGACGGACTGGCTGACCGATCCCAGCAGCAGGCCCCGGAACCCGCCGCGCCCCCGGGTGCCGACCACGACCAGGTCGGCGGGCGTGGCCTCGTCCAGGATCGCCACCACCGGGTGCGCACGCACCGTACGCAGGTCGACGGAGACGTTCGGGTGCTGCTCGCGCATCTCCTCCAGTTCGGCCTCGGCGGTGCGCCGGGCCGTGGCCTCCACGGCCTCGTCGTCGAAGGCTTCGGGCGGCACCGGCCCCATCGCCGACACGAACGCGGCCATGGGCTGCCATGCGCACACGGCCACCAGTTCGCTCTCGGTCCAGGCAGCCTGGGCGAAGGCGAACTCCACCGCCCGGCGGCTGGACTCCGAGCCGTCCACACCGGCGACGATGCGGCCCTTGACCCCGTGCGCGGACTCGTGCTTCTTCGGCAGCACCACAACCGGCACCGGGGAGTGCGCGGCCAGCTCGATGCCCACCGAGCCCACGAACGCCGACGCCAGTCCGCCCAGCCCCCGCGATCCGACGACCACCGCGGAGGTGTCGGGCTGCTTGGCCTCGTCCAGCAGCGCATCGGCGGCGCGCGCGGTGGGCATGCGGGTGCGCACCGAAAGCTCGGGGAACAGCCGCAGGATCCAGTCCTGGGCGTACTCCAGCAGCGCCTGGGCGTCGCGCAGGCGGTCGTCGGTCTCCTGCTCGCCGCCGCGCGGCACGATCTCGCGGAAGGCACCCGCGGCGTCGGGCGGCCCCACAGCGGTGACGATGGTCAGACCGCGCCCGCGCGTCGCCGCCTGGTTGGCCGACCACTCCAGCGCGTAGCGGCTGGAGTCGGAGCCGTCGACGCCTACGACCACCCACAGCTTCTGCGACGTGCCGTCCATCTCGCGCTCCTCCTCCTACCGGGCGCGGTCCGCCTCCGCCGGTCGGCGGCGCACCAGACGCAGACGCAGACGCCGGCCGCGGCGCGGCGTGCCCGCCGCTCGGCTACCCGCATCCGGCTCCGGAGGAAACCGCTCCCGGATCGCAGCGGTGTTCTGCCAGCCGCATACCCGATGGTCCGCCGCCCACACGCCGCCGCGGCACGCGAGACACCAGCGGCCCCGCGGTCGCAGGGCCGCGGGGCCGCTGGTGAGTCGCCGGGGATATCAGGCGCGGTAGTGCAGGATCCCCCAGGCGAGAGAGCCGGACCGGCCGCCGTTGACCCAGTTGCGCAGCCCGGTCTTCATGTGCTCCAGGTACTCCTGGCTGATCTCGCCGCTCAGCTCCGGCTCGCGGCGCTCGGTCTCGGCGAGCACGCGGCCGTAGTGGTTGGGCAGCTGTTGACTGAGGTCGTCGAACTCGACCTTGCGCAGGCTCAGCCGTGCGGCTTCCCGGTCGTAGAACCCGGGCGTACCCATGGTGTCCAGGTGCAGCCGCTTGAGGATGGGCTTGAGCGCCTCCCGGTCGGCGTTGTCCGTGGCCATGGGGTCGGTGAAGACGAAGTGGCCGCCGGGCCGGATGATCCGGGCGACCTCCTCCATGACGCGGATGCGGTCCCCGCTGTGCAGGAAGGCGTCCTGGGACCAGACGACGTCGAAGCCGTTGTCCTGGACCGGGACGTCCTCGAACGAACCGTCGATCACGTCGATGAGGTGCTCCAGGCCCTCGGCGCGGTTCTTCTCCCGGTTGCGCTCGTTCTCCACCTCGCTCAGGTTGAGGCAGGTCACGTGGCAGCCGTAGGTGCGGGCCAGGTACCGGGCGGAGCCCCCGTAGCCGGCGCCGATGTCGATGATCTTGGTGTCGGGGGTGATGGTGTCGACCTTGCCGGCCATCCGCTCGACGGTGCGCACGCTGGCCTCGCCGATGTCGTCCTGGTCGGACTCGTAGAGGCCGACGTGGATGTCGGTTCCGCCCCAGATCGTGTGGTAGAAGGTGTCGGCGTCGGACGAGTTGTAGTAGTCCCGCGCCGTCTGCACCGCCGACGAGTAGCCCTCGGCCAGCTCGTCGTCGGCGCGGTAGGCCTTCTCCGCGATGTGGATGAAGAAGTCCGGCTCGTCGGCCTGGTAGGTCTCCTGGAAGTCGCCGTAGGTGTCGACCCGCTGGAAGCCCACCTCGCGCATCAGCCGCCGCACGTAGTTCTTCCGCAGCGGGAACATGTTGAGGTAGTACTGCGACTTGTCGGGGAAGCGGTAGACGAAGCGCGCCAGGCCCTCGTCCACGTGGTCCGGCTCGGCCGAGACCTCTTCGCCGCAGTAGTAGTAGGTGTGGCTGTTCCCGTACTGCCCGTCGAGCAGGGCGTCGTAGTTGCGCTGGTCGAGGATGAGCACGCCGTCGTGCTTGAGCATCGCATAGAACTCGGCCAGCGCCTTGCGGCGGTCACGCTCCGAGAAGAGGTGCGTGAACGAGTTGCCCAGGCAGATGATGGCGTCGTAGGTGCCGTGGACGTCCCTGTTGAGGTAGCGCCAATCGGCTTGCACGACGCGCAGGATGTGGCCGCCGTAGCTCTGGCCGTTGGCGAACGCCTTGGCCAGCATCTCCGCACTGCCGTCGGCACTGACGGTCTCGAAGTCCTCTTCGAGCAGGCGGACGGAGTGGAAGCCGGTGCCGGTGGCCACGTCGAGGACCTTCTCGACCCCGCGGGCCTTGAGCTGCTCGACGAAGAAGTTGCCTTCGCTGGCCCACCGACGCTTCCAGTCGATCAGCTCGTCCCACTTGTCGACGAACCCCGTCACGTACTCGGCTTTGTAGTGGTCGGTGTCGCGAACGGCCAGCGGGTCGTCACCAAAATGCTGCTGATCCTGTCCTTTAATTGTTCGACTCCTCACACTCGAAAAACCCTCTCACCAGACACACACGACGCCGAGGGTCAAACTTCGCGCATATACATTGAAAGCCATGACCCCCACCATAGTTCAAGTGGCGAAGACCATTTTTCAGGTGTCTTCGCAGGTCAGCCGGGAAAAATTCACCCGGGGTCATCGTCGCAGCACAGCGGCCCACCGAGGCTCTGCGGGCACCCACAGCCATTGTCCCACGGGCAACGAATCGCACTACGCAACGCATTGCGCAAGACGCACCCCGAAAAAAGAAAGGGCGACCGGGAAACAATGCTGAATTCCCGATAGGCTATACTTCTCTCCCCACTCGCCGACACCCCCGCCGAGGCGGCCCGATCAGGCGGGCCGCGGTGGGCCTCGGGCGGCGCCGGCTCGGCCGTCCGGCGGCGTGCACGAGCGCGCTGGAACCGCCTTCGTTACTGGATAATGCGGGCATGGGCATCACCGGACGCCGATCCAACGAGATCGCCGACAGCGCCGAGCGAGCGATCGCCGACGGCGAACTCCGCGCCGGTGCCGCGCTCCCTCCGATCCGCGATCTCGCCGGCGAACTGGGTGTGAATCCGAACACAGTCGCGGCCGCCTACCGCATGCTGCGCGAGCGCGGACTGGTGGAGACCGCCGGCCGCAGGGGCACGCACGTGCGCCCGCACCCGCTCGGCGCCCCGCGGGAGAGCGAGCCGGGGACCGTGCCGCCGGGCGTCCGCGACGCCGCGACCGGCAACCCCGATCCGCGCCTGCTCCCCGACCTCTCCGGCGCTCTGGCCGCGGTCGCCGGGCACCGCTCGGGCCGCCACGCCCTGTACGGCGACCCGCCGCTGCTCCCGCGGATCGCGCACACGGCCCGCGAGATCTTCGAAGCCGACGGCGTGCCCGCGGAGCGCCTCGCGGCCACCTCAGGAGCACTCGACGCCATCGACCGGGTGCTGCGCTCCTCGCTGCGGCCCGGCGACAGCGCCGTCGTGGAGGACCCCGGGTGGTCGAGCACGCTGAACCTGCTGACCGCGCTGGGCATCCGGCCGGTGCCCGCGGCGATCGACGACGAGGGGATGCTGCCCGACGCGTTGGCGGCCGCGCTGCGCAGCGGCGCCCGCGCGGTGGTGGTCACCGACCGCGCGCAGAACCCCTTCGGCTCGGCGCTGAGCCCGCAGCGAGCGGCGGCGCTGCGCGCGGTGCTCTCCGATCATCCCGACGTGCTCACCGTCGACGACGACCACGGCTTCGGGTTCGTCAGCGCGCCCTTTCGCAGCCTGGTCGGCGCAACCCGGCGGTGGGCACTGGTGCGGTCGGTGGCCAAGACCTACGGGCCGGACCTGCGCCTGGCCCTGCTCACGGGCGACGCGGTGACCGTCGAGCGGGTGCGGGCACAGCAGCAGGCCGGTCCGGGCTGGGTCAGCACCGTGCTGCAGGAGGCGTTCTCTGAGCTGTGGCGCACCGGCGCCGTCGACTGGGCGCGCACCGCCCGCTCCTACGACGAGCGGCGCGAAGCGCTCGTCGCCCGCCTGGCCGACCACGGCGTCGGCGGCCGGGGCCGCAGCGGCGTCAACGTGTGGGTCCCGGTCGAGGACGAGGCCGCCACGGTGACCGCCCTGCACGCGCGCGGCTGGGCGGTGGCGCCCGGCCGGCGCTTCCGCCTGGAGTCCGGGCCGGGGATCAGGGTGACGATCTCGGCTGTGGACGCCGCCGAGCTGTCCGGGCTCGCCGCGGACATCGCGGCCGCCACCCAGGCGGGCGGGCCTCCCGTATAGCGTCGGACACCGCACCGGAGCCGCGGTCGGCGCCCGGGGCGGACCGCGGCACCGGGCGCTCTCGTCGCCCCGGAGAAGCCCGCTGACCAGCGCCGACGATCGGAATGTGGTTTTCGCCGGTGGCGGCCGGGTATGGGGCCACCAACCGTGTTCGGGCCGTATCGGGGGGAAACGGCATGAGCGAATATGGCAGCGAGCGGCGGGTCAACGCAGGCAGGTTATGGTCGGGCGGCCTCGCCACGGCCGTGGTCGCGGCACTGATCATCCTGGTCGGCGCACTGGTGGTGCGGGGAGTGCTGGGCATCCCGGTACTCGCTCCGGAGGAGGCGGGCTACGCCGGCGACGCCGGAACCGCCGCCTATGCGGTCGTGGCAGGGATCGCCGCGCTGGTGGCGACCGCGCTGCTGCACCTGCTGCTGGTCAGCGCGCCGCGGGCGACGACGTTCTTCGGCTGGATCGTCGGGCTGGCCACGATCGTCGCGGCCGTGAGCCCGTTCACCCAGGAGGCGGCGCTACCCAGCCAACTGGCCACCGCCGTCATCAACACCGTGACCGGAATCGCGATCGTCTCGCTGCTGAGCAGCGTGGGAGCCACGGCGGTGCGGCGCCGGCGCCCTTCGGTCGAGCGCGACGTGCCCGAGAGCGCCGAGTTCGACGACTCCGGCTACTCCAGCGGCTACCGCGACGCCCTGGGCGAGTCCCCGGCGCGCCGCTACGACGGCCGCCACCGCGGAAACGATCCCTACGATCCCGCTCGGGCCCGCGACTCGTCCCGCGAATGAGCGGCGCCACGGCACGGGTCGGCGCGCAGCAGGGGCAGGACCCGGCCGACACGATCTCAACCGACGAGAAGACCGGAACCCGGCCCCGCGGGGCCGGGTTCCGTCGTGTGCACCGGGAGGCGGCGAGGCGGGGTCCTGTGTGGCTCCACGGTGGACTTCGCACCGGCTCCCCGCTGAGGACCACACGGGCGGTCAGCCGGGGGCGCGGTCGCGGCGGATGTCGGCCAAGGTGCGGGCGAACGGCTCGGAGTGCACGCCGGCGCGGCCGCACATCTCCATCGAGCCGACACGCGGCACCGGGGCGGGCCGGGCCAGCCGGGTCTCGCGCAGGACACCGCCGACGGCGGCCTCCCAGGCGGGGCGCAGATCCTGGGGATCGACCCCGATACCGGCTTCGGCGGCGGTGCGCGAGACCTCGTCGGACAGGAACAGTTCGCCGGTGCACGGCCACACTTCTCCCAGCGCCGTGTCGAGCCGCCGCCGATCCTCCTCGGCGGCCGCCAGCCGCAGCATCCAGCGCACGGCGTGGTCGCGGTGGAAGGGCAGCTCACGCACCGCGGTCCGGGCGATGGCGCCCAGCGACTCGTCGGCCGAGTCGGCGAGGGCGGTGTAGAGCTCCAGCGCGTAGGTGGAGAACAGCAGTTGGCGGACGACGGTGTGCGCGAGATCGGTGTTGGGCGACTCCACCAGCCGCACGTTGAGGTACTGGTCGGCGCCGCGGCCGCGGATGAGGTCTTCCTCGGTCCGCAGCACGCCGGTGAGCTGCTCCTCCATACGGCCGGCGCAGCCCAGCAGGGAGCCGGCCAGGCGCAGCAGGCCGCGTGCGATGCGGGCGGCCTCGTATGCGGCGTCGTGGGCGTCGGTGCCGCACGCCTGACGCCACAGTCCGCTGCTTTCGGTCTCGGCCAACCGGTGTCCGGCCACCAGCGCGTCGTCGCCCAGCCGCAGCACGTACGCCGTCGCGGCGGTGTCCGCGGCGGCGGCCGAGGCCCCTCTTTCGTTCATCGCGATCCCCCAAGGCAAGAGTGCGGGACGCGCCGCCGGGCGCTCGTCGCGCACCGCGCCGCGGTGCCGCGGTGCCGCGGCCGCAGGTAGCGGGACGCGCTCCGGCGGGCGGCGCACCCATCCCCCTACCCGTGCCGGGCCGATGTGGACACCTGGCGACCCGGCGATGCGGGCGTGCTGTGTGTGATCTCCGCGGGCGGTGGTGTGGCGCATCTCGCCTTCGGCGGCCCGGGCTCCGCCGAGGGGAGAAAGCGCAGGTGAGCGCCACCGACGAGGCGCCGGAGAACACGCGTCTGCGTCACTCGCGTCACGAAAAGGCCACGGCACTGTGGTATCGTCCCGTCGGATGCTTGATTCTAAGCATCTTAGGAATGAGGGGGAGCGGCGCTCGCACATCGCGAGCCGCCCATCGGGCCGAACAGGCCACAGCCATCTGCCGCCGACCGCCTTCTGCCGACTACGCGCCCGCGGCACTACGGCACGGCAGGCAGCGTAGATCCACATATGCCTGGCACATCGGTTGTCAGCATGGGGGTAACCGACTTTGGAAAACCAGCCTCGCCTATGCGGCGCGTCGACCAACGTGCTGGCCGGCACGTTCGGGAAGAACCCTCGCCCTGCGGGCGACGGGAGCGCCGCACCGGGCCCCAGGGCAACGGTATCGGCGCGACACCCCGGAGCGGACATGGCCTCGCTGAAGATCACCCGCCGCGACCGCGACGACTGCGTCGTGCTCGCGCCCAGCGGCGAAATCGACATGGCCGCTGAGGACCAGTTCCACCGTGCGGTACTCGCGGCGGTCGACGACCGCCCGCAGGGGCGCCTCGTCCTCGACTTCTCCCGCCTGGTCTTCATCGACTCCAGCGGACTGCGGGTCCTCATCCAGGCGCACAAGGCCACCAAGGCCGCCGGTGGAAGCCTCGCCATCGCGGCCGCCTCCGAGCGGATCGCCCGCATTCTGCACGTGACCGCCATCGACACCCGCGTGGCCGTCTTCCCCACCGTCGAGGCGGCGCTCGCGGCCGCCCAGGAGAGCTCCAGCGCGGGCTGAGCCCGCAAGCGAGCCCAGTAGGCGCCGGCGTGCGACGCGCGGCGCCTGCGTCGCTTCCGGGCTCTGCGGCGGCGCCCGTTTCGCGCGGCGACCGGGCGCCGCGCGGCTCAGAACATCAGCAGCCAGATACCCGTCGCAGTCACCGCGACGTTCACCACCCCGAAGAACAGCACCCACACGACGCCCGGGAGTCCCGTCAACCGGTGCAGCTGGTCGGCGTCGGACTGCGGCGACGGCTGGCGGCTGCGCTGCGCCTGCAGCTCGAACACCGGGCGGATCCCCGCCAGGAGCAGGAACCAGGTGAAGAAGTAGGCGAACGCGGCCTGTATCTCGGCCGGGGTGAACCAGGAGACGAGGAAAACCACGGCTCCGGTACCCACCACCGAGACCACGCCGTAGACGTTGCGGATCAGCAGCAGCATCGCCGCCAGCACCAGGATGCTCATCCACAGCAGCGCCGTGATGCGGTTGTTCACCAGGAGCAGGATGGCCAGCAGGCCCACGATCGAGGGTGTGATGTAGCCCGCGGCGACGGTCAGGATCATTCCCGGCCCGCGCGGCTTGCCGCGGGAGACCGTCACTCCCGAGGTGTCGGAGTGCAGCCGGATGCCGGTGAGCTGGCGGCCGCTGAGCAGCGCCACGACGGCGTGCCCGCCTTCGTGGGCGATGGTGACGACGTTGCGGGCGACGCGCCAGGGGCCGCGGACGACGACCACGATCAGCGCGGCGACCCCCACGGCGATGACGAGCCAGGTGGGGGGCGGTGTCTGGACCGAGAACGCCTCCTGCCAGACGTCCCCGAACGTAGTCGCTTCCATCGGCCCGCTCTCCCATCGTTCAGCCACTCAGGCGCAAACTGTAGGGCATGGCACGGGGGCGCCCGCCCGAATGGACGGACGCCCCCGCAACGGGTGGGCGCGGGCCTGCGCCGGTTCTCGCCGTCGGGCTCGCCACCGGCGAGCACCCGACCCGTTGGGCACGGGCGCCGCCATCCGCCGCGCCCGCTGCCGCCTCCGTCGAGACCACCCGCTCCCGGCAGACCGACAAGGCCGCCCAGCAGACCCGAGCCGCAAGGCCCGGCCGCCCATGGAAGCCGGACCGATCCAGCACTTCTTAAGCCCGGCTTAGTCGGCGCTGACGCTCACCGAGCCGGTTGTGCTGCTGACCAGGATGCGCGAGCCGGCATCAGGGGAGGTTTCCACGTCGATGTCCCGGTCACCCGTCGTGGATTCCCCGCCGATCCGGTACGTGCCGTCGGGGACCTCCACCTCGGCCGAGCCGGTGGTGGTCTCCACGGCGAGGCGAGAGAAGGGCTCCAGCGCCTCGACCTCGACCTGGCCGGTCGTGGTCTCGATCTCGGCGACGGAGAAGCCCGCCTCCAGGTCGACGCCGCCGGTCGTGGTCTCGATCTCGAACCGGTCGGCCTGCAATCCGCCGAAGTCCACCTGGCCAGTGGTGGCCTCGGCGACCACGGTCCCGCCGGTGCCCTCCGCGCTGAGG is a window from the Streptomonospora litoralis genome containing:
- a CDS encoding NADPH:quinone oxidoreductase family protein, whose translation is MRALRVHENGEPGEVLRLEDVETPAPGPGQVLVRVRAAAVNFPDALLCRGMYQAKPPLPFTPGVELCGEVAELGEGVSGVEPGTRVIGSADLPTGAFADYALMSADTVYPAPASLTDDEAASLFIGYQTGWFALHRRAHLREGETVLVHAAAGGVGSAAVQLAKAAGARVVGVVGGPRKAETATALGADVVVDRRSEDFVAVVKEYTGGRGADVVFDPVGGDAYERSTKCIAFEGRIVVIGFASGSIPTPGLNHALIKNYSILGLHWGLYRQRAPETIPEAHDRLTELADRGLVKPLVSERIGPAELAAGVQRLADGDTVGRLVFTP
- a CDS encoding universal stress protein yields the protein MDGTSQKLWVVVGVDGSDSSRYALEWSANQAATRGRGLTIVTAVGPPDAAGAFREIVPRGGEQETDDRLRDAQALLEYAQDWILRLFPELSVRTRMPTARAADALLDEAKQPDTSAVVVGSRGLGGLASAFVGSVGIELAAHSPVPVVVLPKKHESAHGVKGRIVAGVDGSESSRRAVEFAFAQAAWTESELVAVCAWQPMAAFVSAMGPVPPEAFDDEAVEATARRTAEAELEEMREQHPNVSVDLRTVRAHPVVAILDEATPADLVVVGTRGRGGFRGLLLGSVSQSVLHGAHGPVAVVR
- a CDS encoding glycine/sarcosine N-methyltransferase; the encoded protein is MRSRTIKGQDQQHFGDDPLAVRDTDHYKAEYVTGFVDKWDELIDWKRRWASEGNFFVEQLKARGVEKVLDVATGTGFHSVRLLEEDFETVSADGSAEMLAKAFANGQSYGGHILRVVQADWRYLNRDVHGTYDAIICLGNSFTHLFSERDRRKALAEFYAMLKHDGVLILDQRNYDALLDGQYGNSHTYYYCGEEVSAEPDHVDEGLARFVYRFPDKSQYYLNMFPLRKNYVRRLMREVGFQRVDTYGDFQETYQADEPDFFIHIAEKAYRADDELAEGYSSAVQTARDYYNSSDADTFYHTIWGGTDIHVGLYESDQDDIGEASVRTVERMAGKVDTITPDTKIIDIGAGYGGSARYLARTYGCHVTCLNLSEVENERNREKNRAEGLEHLIDVIDGSFEDVPVQDNGFDVVWSQDAFLHSGDRIRVMEEVARIIRPGGHFVFTDPMATDNADREALKPILKRLHLDTMGTPGFYDREAARLSLRKVEFDDLSQQLPNHYGRVLAETERREPELSGEISQEYLEHMKTGLRNWVNGGRSGSLAWGILHYRA
- a CDS encoding aminotransferase class I/II-fold pyridoxal phosphate-dependent enzyme, which encodes MGITGRRSNEIADSAERAIADGELRAGAALPPIRDLAGELGVNPNTVAAAYRMLRERGLVETAGRRGTHVRPHPLGAPRESEPGTVPPGVRDAATGNPDPRLLPDLSGALAAVAGHRSGRHALYGDPPLLPRIAHTAREIFEADGVPAERLAATSGALDAIDRVLRSSLRPGDSAVVEDPGWSSTLNLLTALGIRPVPAAIDDEGMLPDALAAALRSGARAVVVTDRAQNPFGSALSPQRAAALRAVLSDHPDVLTVDDDHGFGFVSAPFRSLVGATRRWALVRSVAKTYGPDLRLALLTGDAVTVERVRAQQQAGPGWVSTVLQEAFSELWRTGAVDWARTARSYDERREALVARLADHGVGGRGRSGVNVWVPVEDEAATVTALHARGWAVAPGRRFRLESGPGIRVTISAVDAAELSGLAADIAAATQAGGPPV
- a CDS encoding DUF6069 family protein, with protein sequence MSEYGSERRVNAGRLWSGGLATAVVAALIILVGALVVRGVLGIPVLAPEEAGYAGDAGTAAYAVVAGIAALVATALLHLLLVSAPRATTFFGWIVGLATIVAAVSPFTQEAALPSQLATAVINTVTGIAIVSLLSSVGATAVRRRRPSVERDVPESAEFDDSGYSSGYRDALGESPARRYDGRHRGNDPYDPARARDSSRE
- a CDS encoding 1,2-phenylacetyl-CoA epoxidase subunit PaaC, which codes for MNERGASAAAADTAATAYVLRLGDDALVAGHRLAETESSGLWRQACGTDAHDAAYEAARIARGLLRLAGSLLGCAGRMEEQLTGVLRTEEDLIRGRGADQYLNVRLVESPNTDLAHTVVRQLLFSTYALELYTALADSADESLGAIARTAVRELPFHRDHAVRWMLRLAAAEEDRRRLDTALGEVWPCTGELFLSDEVSRTAAEAGIGVDPQDLRPAWEAAVGGVLRETRLARPAPVPRVGSMEMCGRAGVHSEPFARTLADIRRDRAPG
- a CDS encoding STAS domain-containing protein, encoding MASLKITRRDRDDCVVLAPSGEIDMAAEDQFHRAVLAAVDDRPQGRLVLDFSRLVFIDSSGLRVLIQAHKATKAAGGSLAIAAASERIARILHVTAIDTRVAVFPTVEAALAAAQESSSAG
- a CDS encoding M50 family metallopeptidase, with product MEATTFGDVWQEAFSVQTPPPTWLVIAVGVAALIVVVVRGPWRVARNVVTIAHEGGHAVVALLSGRQLTGIRLHSDTSGVTVSRGKPRGPGMILTVAAGYITPSIVGLLAILLLVNNRITALLWMSILVLAAMLLLIRNVYGVVSVVGTGAVVFLVSWFTPAEIQAAFAYFFTWFLLLAGIRPVFELQAQRSRQPSPQSDADQLHRLTGLPGVVWVLFFGVVNVAVTATGIWLLMF